The DNA segment GGATGATGATGAGGAAGCTGTACATGCAGACTTCGCCCAGCATGAACGACCAGTGGTCCGGGAAGACCTTGCGCATGTTGGCCTTGGCCAGGGAGAAGATCCCCAGCCGGCCGTCCGCCCAGTCGGCGACGCGCTCGCCGGCCGGTGCCTTCCCGCGCGAGCGGGGGGCTTCGTTCGCTTCAGTACTCATCCGCGCTCCCAGAATGCAGGACCGACGGGCTCCGCGAAGTCGCCGAGCGCCTCGAGGTAGCCCTCGTCGTTCACACCGATGCGGAGCTGCGGCAGGGCGTGACCGGCGGGGCCGAAGATCACTCGGGCACCGTCGGAGAGGTCGAAGGTGGACTGGTGGCACGGGCAGAGCACGTGGTGCGTCTGCTGCTCGTACAGGGAGATCGGGCAGCCCACGTGGGTGCAGATCTTCGAGAACGCGACGATGCCCTCGTGGGACCAGGCCAGTTCCTGCTTGTCCTTGATGTCGTTCGGCAGGAGCCGGACGATCATCAGGGCGGCCTTGGCGATCTGGTCCTGGAAGTCCTCGTCCGTCTCCTCCAGGCCCTCGGGCCTGGCGAAGGTCAGCGAGCCGACGGCCACGTCCTCGGGACGCAGCGGCTCGTTGGTGTTGACGTTGACGAGGAGCTTGCCCTTCGCCCACAGCGTGTGGCGGAGCGAGTTGTGCGGCAGCGGACCGAGGTCGCGCAGCAGCATGACGCCGGAGAGCGGCACCAGGGCGAGCGCGCCGAACATCGTGTTGCGGATCAGCTTGCGACGGCCGATGCCGGACTC comes from the Streptomyces seoulensis genome and includes:
- a CDS encoding ubiquinol-cytochrome c reductase iron-sulfur subunit, whose amino-acid sequence is MSSQDIPEENLPAAQDHAHGSVSVADEETPFADPGMPPHEHRAQDIDERAAKRSERAVALLFTISMLATLGFIASYVTIPHDKSIFVFPIGHISALNFALGLTLGVALFCIGAGAVHWARTLMSDVEMVAERHPIAAEPSVRAQVFDDFRQGAAESGIGRRKLIRNTMFGALALVPLSGVMLLRDLGPLPHNSLRHTLWAKGKLLVNVNTNEPLRPEDVAVGSLTFARPEGLEETDEDFQDQIAKAALMIVRLLPNDIKDKQELAWSHEGIVAFSKICTHVGCPISLYEQQTHHVLCPCHQSTFDLSDGARVIFGPAGHALPQLRIGVNDEGYLEALGDFAEPVGPAFWERG